A single Pseudomonas putida DNA region contains:
- the grpE gene encoding nucleotide exchange factor GrpE gives MADEQLNEKDLNAEEAAAVDNGARVQELEEQLAAAKDQSLRVAAEAQNSIRRAEQEVDKARKFALEKFAGDLLPVIDSLELALAHSSADDEQVKTIRDGVELTLKMFQDTLKRYNLEAIDPHGQPFNAEHHQAMAMQESADVEPNSVLNVFQKGYLLNGRLLRPAMVVVSKAPAAPQPSIDEKA, from the coding sequence ATGGCTGACGAACAGCTGAACGAGAAAGACCTTAATGCCGAAGAGGCCGCTGCAGTGGATAACGGCGCCCGCGTTCAGGAGCTCGAGGAGCAGCTGGCCGCCGCCAAGGATCAATCCCTGCGTGTCGCAGCAGAAGCGCAGAACAGCATTCGTCGCGCTGAGCAGGAGGTCGACAAGGCCCGCAAGTTCGCCCTCGAGAAGTTCGCTGGCGACCTGCTGCCGGTGATCGACAGCCTGGAGCTGGCCCTGGCGCACTCCAGTGCCGACGACGAACAGGTCAAGACCATTCGCGATGGTGTCGAGCTGACCCTGAAAATGTTCCAGGACACCCTCAAGCGCTACAACCTCGAAGCCATCGACCCGCACGGCCAGCCATTCAACGCCGAGCACCACCAGGCGATGGCTATGCAGGAAAGCGCCGACGTAGAGCCGAACAGCGTGCTCAACGTGTTCCAGAAGGGTTACCTGCTCAACGGTCGCCTGCTGCGCCCCGCCATGGTGGTGGTGAGCAAGGCACCGGCTGCCCCGCAACCTTCTATCGATGAGAAGGCTTGA
- a CDS encoding type II toxin-antitoxin system RatA family toxin, which yields MTTHIQRSALLPYPAQALYDLVNDVASYPEFLPWCSASTVIEASDTHMRAKLEVAKGGMSQQFVTSNVLVPGQSIEMNLEEGPFTQLHGLWVFKPLGEKACKISLDLTFDYAGALVRATLGPLFNQAANTLVDAFCQRAKQLNG from the coding sequence ATGACTACCCATATTCAACGCTCCGCCCTGCTGCCGTACCCTGCCCAGGCACTCTACGATCTGGTCAACGACGTGGCCAGCTACCCTGAATTCCTGCCTTGGTGCTCGGCGTCGACGGTGATCGAGGCCAGTGACACGCACATGCGTGCGAAGCTGGAAGTGGCCAAGGGCGGCATGAGCCAGCAGTTCGTCACAAGCAATGTGCTGGTGCCGGGGCAGTCCATCGAGATGAACCTGGAAGAGGGGCCGTTTACCCAGCTGCATGGCCTGTGGGTGTTCAAGCCGCTCGGTGAAAAAGCCTGCAAGATCAGCCTCGACCTGACTTTCGACTATGCCGGTGCGCTGGTGCGCGCCACGCTGGGGCCGCTGTTCAACCAGGCGGCCAATACCCTGGTGGATGCCTTCTGCCAGCGTGCCAAGCAGCTCAATGGTTAA
- the recN gene encoding DNA repair protein RecN — protein MLVHLSIHNYAIVEHLDLEIARGMSVITGETGAGKSIMLDALGLALGDRADSGVVRPGTDKADILATFDLVDIPEAHAWLAERDLDNDGLCILRRVITAEGRSRGYINGTPCPLGDLKALGELLIDIHSQHEHQSLLKTDTHRRLVDEYAGAIDLARQVQLAAKRWNQTRLELERLSNSGDEQRARHQLLSYQLEELDNLGLGENELEHLEQEHKNLTNAEALFGICRQVIDQCSESDSGNVLSALTSSLNRLGAAANAPRALGEAANMIASAQIQVEEAMGELNRFLDNFDADPMRLQALEERLDTIYTLARKHRVHPTELPHLQQQLMDELEGLNASDESIERLGEELGAFAQHYKEKALELSALRQQAAKQLAVAVEQEIQRLGMPGGRFCIELTPNEGNDLSPHGLEQIELLVSANPGQPLKGLAKVASGGELSRISLAIQVITAQTSRIPTLVFDEVDVGIGGPTAEIVGQLLRRLGERGQVLTVTHLPQVAAQGHHHLFVHKVRNSDTTHTAVASLGKRERVEEVARMLGGIDLTKESLAHARKMVVSGKI, from the coding sequence ATGCTGGTGCACCTGTCCATTCACAACTACGCCATCGTCGAGCACCTCGACCTCGAAATCGCCCGCGGCATGTCGGTCATCACCGGCGAGACCGGTGCGGGCAAGTCGATCATGCTCGACGCCCTCGGCCTGGCCCTGGGCGACCGTGCCGACAGCGGCGTGGTGCGCCCCGGCACCGACAAGGCAGACATCCTTGCCACGTTCGACCTGGTGGACATCCCCGAAGCCCATGCCTGGCTCGCCGAGCGCGACCTGGACAACGACGGGTTGTGCATCCTGCGCCGGGTCATCACTGCCGAAGGCCGCAGCCGCGGCTACATCAACGGCACCCCTTGCCCGCTTGGCGACCTCAAGGCACTTGGCGAGCTGCTGATCGACATCCACAGCCAGCATGAGCACCAGTCGCTGCTGAAAACCGACACCCACCGCCGCCTGGTGGACGAATACGCCGGCGCCATTGACCTGGCCCGCCAGGTGCAGCTTGCCGCCAAGCGCTGGAACCAGACCCGCCTGGAGCTCGAGCGGCTGAGCAATTCCGGCGACGAGCAACGCGCCCGCCATCAGCTGCTCAGCTATCAGCTTGAAGAACTCGACAACCTCGGCCTGGGCGAAAACGAACTGGAGCACCTGGAGCAGGAGCACAAGAACCTGACCAACGCCGAAGCCCTGTTTGGCATTTGCCGTCAGGTCATCGACCAGTGCAGCGAAAGCGATTCAGGCAACGTGCTCAGCGCCCTCACCTCCAGCCTCAACCGCCTCGGCGCCGCAGCGAACGCCCCGCGCGCGCTGGGCGAGGCCGCGAACATGATCGCCAGCGCACAAATTCAGGTAGAAGAGGCGATGGGCGAACTCAACCGCTTCCTCGACAACTTCGATGCCGACCCCATGCGCCTGCAAGCCCTGGAAGAGCGCCTCGACACCATCTATACGCTGGCGCGCAAACACCGCGTGCACCCCACCGAGCTGCCGCACCTGCAGCAACAGCTAATGGACGAACTGGAAGGCCTGAATGCCAGCGACGAGTCGATCGAGCGCCTGGGCGAGGAGCTCGGCGCCTTCGCCCAGCACTATAAAGAGAAGGCACTGGAGCTGAGCGCCCTGCGCCAGCAGGCAGCCAAGCAACTGGCCGTCGCGGTTGAACAGGAAATCCAGCGTCTGGGCATGCCAGGTGGCCGATTCTGCATCGAACTCACGCCCAACGAAGGCAACGACCTGTCACCGCACGGCCTGGAGCAGATCGAACTGCTGGTCAGCGCCAACCCCGGCCAGCCGCTCAAGGGCCTGGCCAAGGTGGCGTCCGGCGGTGAGCTGTCGCGTATCAGCCTGGCAATTCAGGTGATCACGGCGCAAACCTCGCGCATTCCGACCCTGGTATTCGACGAAGTCGACGTCGGCATCGGCGGCCCGACAGCCGAAATCGTCGGCCAACTGCTACGCCGCCTGGGCGAGCGCGGCCAGGTACTGACCGTGACGCACCTTCCGCAGGTGGCTGCGCAAGGGCACCATCACCTGTTCGTGCACAAGGTACGCAACAGCGACACCACCCATACCGCAGTGGCCAGCCTGGGTAAGCGCGAGCGAGTCGAGGAAGTGGCGCGGATGCTTGGCGGCATCGACCTGACCAAGGAATCCCTGGCGCATGCGCGCAAGATGGTCGTCTCTGGCAAGATCTGA
- the smpB gene encoding SsrA-binding protein SmpB — protein MAKQKKHPTGTIAQNKKARHDYFIEHKFEAGLVLSGWEVKSLRAGKAHLTDSYVLLKDGEAWLFGSHITPLNTASTHVIADPMRTRKLLLNKRELERVEAAVAQKGYTCVALALYWSKHLIKCEIALGKGKKEFDKRDTMRERDSNRELQRAVRNKGKEE, from the coding sequence ATGGCTAAACAAAAGAAACATCCGACCGGGACCATCGCGCAGAACAAGAAAGCGCGACACGATTACTTCATCGAACACAAGTTCGAGGCCGGGCTGGTCCTGTCCGGTTGGGAAGTAAAGAGCCTGCGGGCCGGCAAAGCGCACCTGACCGACAGCTACGTGCTGCTCAAGGATGGCGAAGCCTGGCTGTTCGGCAGCCACATCACCCCGCTGAACACCGCCAGCACCCACGTCATTGCCGACCCCATGCGCACCCGCAAGCTGCTGCTGAACAAGCGCGAGCTCGAGCGCGTGGAAGCTGCCGTGGCGCAAAAGGGCTACACCTGCGTGGCCCTGGCGCTGTACTGGAGCAAGCACCTGATCAAGTGCGAGATCGCGCTTGGCAAGGGCAAGAAGGAGTTCGACAAGCGCGACACCATGCGCGAACGCGACTCCAACCGCGAGCTGCAGCGTGCGGTGCGGAACAAGGGCAAGGAAGAGTAA
- a CDS encoding FCD domain-containing protein, whose amino-acid sequence MVFDQVRQRRLSDDIVDRLEGMILEGTLTSGQRLPAERVLAEQFGVSRPSLREAIQKLVAKGLLVSRQGGGNYVAESLGSTFSDPLLQLLEHSAEAQRDLLEFRHTLEASCAYYAAQRATEPDRARLKAAFDTLQDCYARADEVTRAEEGAADARFHLAIAEASHNAVLLHTIRGLFDLLKRNVVTNIGGMYQQRTETRDMLISQHRELYQAIVEGRAEEAREVSSRHILYVQEVLEEAQDEAQRVARAERRSGR is encoded by the coding sequence ATGGTTTTTGATCAGGTCCGCCAACGGCGCCTGTCCGACGACATCGTCGATCGGTTGGAAGGGATGATTCTGGAAGGCACGCTGACCTCCGGGCAGCGGCTGCCGGCCGAGCGCGTCCTGGCCGAACAGTTCGGTGTGTCGCGCCCGTCACTGCGTGAGGCGATCCAGAAGCTGGTGGCCAAGGGGCTGCTGGTAAGCCGCCAGGGCGGCGGCAATTATGTGGCCGAATCGCTCGGCTCGACCTTCAGCGACCCGTTGCTGCAGTTGCTTGAGCACAGTGCAGAAGCGCAGCGCGACCTGCTGGAGTTCCGCCATACCCTGGAGGCGTCATGCGCCTACTACGCGGCCCAGCGTGCTACCGAACCGGATCGTGCGCGGCTGAAGGCAGCGTTCGATACCTTGCAGGACTGCTATGCGCGCGCTGACGAGGTGACGCGGGCAGAGGAGGGCGCGGCCGATGCGCGTTTCCACCTGGCGATTGCCGAGGCCAGCCATAACGCGGTGTTGCTGCATACGATTCGTGGCTTGTTCGACCTGCTCAAGCGCAACGTGGTGACCAACATTGGTGGCATGTATCAGCAGCGTACGGAAACACGCGACATGCTGATCAGTCAGCACCGCGAGTTGTACCAGGCGATTGTCGAGGGCAGGGCGGAGGAGGCGCGGGAGGTGTCCAGCCGGCACATTCTGTATGTGCAGGAGGTGCTGGAAGAGGCGCAGGACGAGGCGCAACGGGTGGCGCGGGCGGAGCGGCGCAGCGGGCGTTGA
- the fur gene encoding ferric iron uptake transcriptional regulator, whose translation MVENSELRKAGLKVTLPRVKILQMLDSTEQRHMSAEDVYKALMEAGEDVGLATVYRVLTQFEAAGLVVRHNFDGGHAVFELADGGHHDHMVNVETSEVIEFMDAEIERRQKEIVAEHGYELVDHNLVLYVRKKK comes from the coding sequence ATGGTTGAAAATAGCGAATTGCGCAAAGCCGGCCTCAAGGTGACCCTGCCTCGAGTCAAGATCCTTCAAATGCTCGACTCCACCGAGCAACGTCACATGAGTGCTGAGGATGTCTACAAGGCGCTGATGGAGGCTGGCGAGGACGTCGGTCTGGCAACCGTCTATCGCGTACTGACCCAGTTCGAAGCAGCTGGTCTGGTGGTACGCCACAACTTCGACGGTGGCCACGCGGTGTTCGAGCTGGCTGACGGCGGTCACCACGACCATATGGTCAACGTGGAGACCAGTGAAGTGATCGAGTTCATGGACGCTGAAATCGAGCGTCGCCAGAAAGAGATCGTGGCCGAGCATGGCTACGAGCTCGTGGACCATAACCTGGTCCTTTATGTGCGTAAGAAAAAGTAA
- a CDS encoding outer membrane protein assembly factor BamE — protein sequence MQNTKLLLNSLALAGLLALAGCSFPGVYKIDIQQGNVVTQDMIDQLRPGMTRRQVRFIMGNPLLQDTFNTNRWDYLYSLQPGGGKRQQERMSIFFNDSDQLVSLSGDFMPGVSRDQEILGGSNTTTVSPEAQPEQAKPQPVEKPAKPGSTEESIQREIDTIETTPVPTPAPLETSPQ from the coding sequence ATGCAAAACACCAAGCTCTTGCTAAACAGCCTCGCCCTCGCGGGACTGCTCGCACTCGCCGGTTGCTCGTTTCCCGGGGTTTACAAAATCGACATCCAGCAGGGCAATGTCGTCACGCAAGACATGATAGACCAATTACGCCCCGGAATGACCCGTCGGCAAGTAAGGTTTATCATGGGCAACCCGCTGCTGCAGGATACGTTCAACACCAACCGTTGGGATTACCTGTACAGCCTGCAACCGGGTGGCGGCAAACGCCAGCAGGAACGCATGAGCATCTTCTTCAACGACAGCGACCAACTGGTCAGCCTGTCGGGTGACTTCATGCCAGGCGTGAGCCGCGACCAGGAAATCCTCGGTGGCAGCAACACCACCACGGTCAGCCCGGAAGCCCAGCCAGAGCAGGCCAAGCCGCAGCCGGTTGAAAAACCAGCCAAACCAGGCTCGACGGAAGAGTCCATCCAGCGCGAGATCGATACCATCGAGACCACCCCGGTCCCGACGCCAGCGCCACTGGAAACCTCGCCGCAGTAA
- a CDS encoding RnfH family protein, producing the protein MVNVEVAYATAERQWLLACEVPDGVSVREALRLSGIAGQVGGLDIEQCPVGIFGKVIADAHERLVEEGDRLEIYRPLLLDPVEARRQRAAQAKAKR; encoded by the coding sequence ATGGTTAACGTCGAGGTGGCCTACGCCACGGCGGAGCGCCAGTGGCTGTTGGCCTGTGAAGTGCCGGATGGGGTTAGCGTGCGCGAAGCGCTGCGCCTGTCCGGGATTGCCGGGCAAGTCGGCGGGCTGGATATCGAGCAATGCCCTGTAGGCATTTTCGGCAAAGTGATTGCGGATGCGCACGAGCGCCTGGTCGAGGAAGGGGACCGCCTGGAAATCTACCGGCCTCTGCTGCTCGACCCGGTCGAGGCGCGCAGGCAGCGGGCGGCACAGGCCAAGGCCAAGCGCTAG